CCCCGATCCGCGAGCGGAACAGCAGGTCGTTCAGGCAGTGGCCGAACTTCGACACCATGAGCACGACGCGCATCCGCTCGTCGGCCCGGTTGATCTGCCAGTCCATCGTGAACGAGTCGCCCACCGCGGCGAAGCTGGCCCGCAGCTTCTCCACCGTGACCGGCGCCTCCGCCGAGAAGTGGACCCGCATGAAGAAGAGACCGGTGTCGCGGTCCCCGAACTGCTGGCTGTCCTCGATGTTGCATCCCGTGATGAAGAGATAGCTCGACACGGCGTGCACGATGCCCTGCTTGTCGGGGCAGGAGAGGGTGAGGACGTACTGGTCGGTCATTGGCCCAGCCTGCCACACCGGGCGGACCGCCCCGCGCCGCCGTCCGTCAGGCGGAACGGGTCATGATGCGCAGGATCTCCAGGGAACGCGGGGGCACCTCGGGGTCCTCCCCGTCCGCCGTCGCCATCCGTACGTGTGCCTCGCGGGCGGCCCGCACCGCCTCCGGCCACCCGTGGTGCTCCAGGTACGCGGAGACCGGGGCGTCCGGGCCGACCTGGTGCATGATCCGCAGCACCCGCAGCACGGCGACGTCCACCAGGGCGGCCTCGCCGGAGTCGCGGAAGATCGTTCCCACGTACTTCTCGGCGGACCAGTTGTCCAGCCAGGTGTCCTCGACCAGGCGGTAGACGGCGTCGGTGACGTCGCCGTACCCCTCCTGGCCGGCCAGCCAGGTCGTCTCGTGGAACCCCGGGTCCGAAAGCATGTGGAGCGCCGAGCGCACGTTGCTGCGCCAGCGCCACCACGGCATGTCGTTGAGAGGCATGCCGCCCATGGTGGAGGAGCGACGGCCGCGACGGGAAGAGTTCACCGAAGGGGAGGTGGTACCGGACATCGCTCGATCGTACGTTCACCCACTGACAGCGCCCGTTCCGGGCCCGGGCGGCCCCTGTAATTCACCTTCTCGTCACCCAGCGTTGAAGCGTGCTCACTCCCGCGTTACCCGTGGGGCGGAATTGTGCATGCCCATGACCGGTAGGCGACTCACTTCACTCATCGCGTACGTCACGACAGCGGCGACAGGTGTGTCGCTGCTCACCGGCTGCGGCGTACTCCCTGGAGCCACGGGGGGCTCCAGGGAGCCCGTCACCGTCATGACCTGGGCACCCGACCAGACCCGCGCCACCAACATGCCCGGCATGCCCGCCATGGCCCAGGCCTACGCCCGCTGGGTCAACAGCCAGGGCGGCCTCGACGGGCACGAGCTGCGCGTCCTGACCTGCAACGAACAGAACACCACCGCCGGCGCCGCCGCGTGCGCCCGCCGGGCCGTCCGCGAGGGCGCCGTCGCCGTCGTCGGCTCGTACAGCCAGAACGGGCGCGCCTTCATGGCCCCCCTGGAGGCCGCCGGCATCCCGTACATCGGCGGCTACGGGATCTCCGAGGACGAGTTCACCTCCCCGCTCTCGTACCCCGTCAACGGCGGCCAGGCCTCCCTCATCGCCGGGCACGGCATGCAGCTCGCGGCCGGCTGCCGCAAGGTCTCCCTGGTCCGCCCGGACACCATCGCCGGGGACAAGCTGCCCGACCTGCTCAACTCCGGCCTGCGCAAGGCCAGCCACCGCAAGGCCATCGACATCCCGGCCGTCGAGGACGCCGCCGAGTACACCGAGCAGGCCGACCGGGCCCGCGCCCGGGCCGGGGACGAGGGCGGCTGCGTCACCGCCGTCCTCGGCGAGCGCACCCAGACCTTCTTCGACTCCTTCCGGCGCCTGCCGGAGGAGGAGAAGGACAAGGACGGGAGCACCGTGCGGATCTCCTCCGTGCTCGGCAGCGTCGGCCAGCCCCTCATCGACCGCACCGGAGGCGCGCACAGCCCCTTCGAGGGCGCGTTCGTCACCGGCTGGTACCCCGACGCCGACGACGGGAGCTGGGCCCCGATGCGCAAGGTGATCAAGGAGCACGCCTTCGTCGACAACCGGGTCGACCCCTCGGACGCGGGCGTGCAGACCACCTGGATCGCGTACACCGTGCTCAAGCAGGTCGTGGAGTCCCTCGACAGCGACCGGGTCACCGCCGTGCAGCTCTCGCACGCCCTCGACAACGGCGTGCGGATCGACACCGGCGGCCTGACCCCCGCCCTGCGCTGGCGGTACGACGACCTGCTCGGCGCCCCCGGCTTCCCCCGGATCGTCAACCACGACGTGACGTTCCAGGTGGTCCGCCAGGGGCGGCTCGTGGCGCAGAAGCCCGGCTTCGTCGACGTCGGCGAGACCGTGCTGGCGGCGCCGTAGCCCGCGCGGCGACGCCTACAGCTGCGTCTGGCTGCGCTTCGTCAGTCCGTACTTCTCGGCGGTCGGGTTCCACAGCCCGGCCGCCTCGCGCTTGGCGGCGCTGGCCTCGCCGCTCTTCTTGTTGGCCTCGATCGTCTGCGAGGTCGAGCGGGCCCTGCCGCCCTTGCAGACCTTCTTGCTCTTCGCCTGGTCGGCCCAGGCCGCGTAGTGGTCGTCCGCGGAGGCCGAGGCCTGCCAGGCCTTGGTGAGGGCGGCGGTGAGCGCGCCGCTGTCCGGGATCTTGTCCACGGAGAGCGCCTGCAGCCGGGTGACCAGACCGCGCCGCTGCTCGGCGGCGCCGCGCAGGTCGCCGGCGGCCTTGTCGAGGTCGGAGCAGGTCTTGATCGCCTCGACGGAACGGATCACCGCGTCGCGGCTGTTGTTGCTGTCGGCGAGCAGCTTGTCGAGCTCCTTGGCCTGCGCCTCGGCCGGGTCGGCGGGCTTGTCGGCGGTCCCGCCGCCGGCGGACGGCGCGGAGGAGCTCGCGGCCACGTTCTGGCCGCCCTTCTGGTCGTCCTTCTTCTCGTCCCCGCCGCTGAGCAGCGCGCCCGCGCCGAGTCCGATCACGGCGCAGCCCACGACGACGGCGCCGATCAGCGCGACCGGCGACTTCCGGCGGCGCGGCTCGGGCTCGTCGTACCCCTGCTCGTCGTAGTACGCCCCCTGGAAGCCGCCCCCGCCGTACTGCTGCTGGGGCTGCTGGGGCTGCTGCGGGGGCGCCTGCGGCGGCTGGTACGGCTGCTGGTGCAGCTGGACCGACGGCTGCTGGTGCTGCACGACGGGCGGCACGGGGGCCGCCGCCTGCTGCGGCGTCTCGCTCCGGAAGAGGCTCTCGAAGTCGGCCAGCGGCGGCCGCTCACCGGATGCGGGCGCGGCGTGCGGGGCGTACGGGGCCTGCGGCGTCTGCTGCGGCGGTACGGGCGCGATGAACTGGGTCGCCTGCATGTCCGGGCCCGGACCGGCGGGGCCCGGGGCGACCGGCGGGATCATCTGCGTCGCCTGGGCGTCGGCCACCACCGGCGGGATCATCTGCGTCGCCTGCGCGTCGGCGGCCATCGACGGCAGGTACTGCGTGGCCTGCGCGTCGGCGGGCGGCTGCGGATAGCCGTACCCCTGCGGGGCCTGGTGCTGGGCCTGCTGCGGCGCGGGCGGGTAGCCGTAGCCCGGCTGGGGCTGCTGCTGCGGCGGCGCGGGCGGGTACCCGTAGCCCTGCGGCGGCTGGGCCTGCTGCGGCGGCGGGTAGCCGTAGCCCGGCTGGGGCTGCGGGGCCACCGGCGGCTGGGCCGGGACCGGCGGCAGGTACTGCGTGGCCTGGGCGTCCGAGGAGCCGCCAGGGGTCACCTCAGGGGGGAGGGGCTGAGCGGCCGGATACTGCTGCTCCGGCCCCTGTCCGCTGTGCGTCACCGGGACTCCTACTGATGCCTGCTGATGGACCTGCGTGCCTACGGAAGCGTCGGCTCACGCTACCGGGTGCGCCCAGCGCCCCGCACACACGTGTGACAGAGGTGTGACGTAGGACGCCCCCGGGAGCCGTCGCTATGCCGCGTGCAGCTCCAGCCTCGCCCCGAACTCCCGCACCACCGCCTCCCCCGCGTACGGCTCCAGACGGTCGCGCAGGTCCTCCAGGTACTCCATGCCCCGCGAGGAGCGCAGCGTGGCGAGGAGTTCGAGGGCCCGGGTGCCCGTCTGGCAGGCCTGCTCGACCTCGCGCTGCTGGACCTGCGCCGTGGCGAGCAGCGCGAGGCCGATCGCGCGGCGCCTGGCCCGGGTCTCGGGGTGCCCGGCCAGCGACTCCCGGGCCGCCTGGGCCGCGGCCCGCGCCTGGCCGAGGTCCCGGTGGCCGTGGGCCAGCTCGTCCGCGAGGTAGGCGGCGTCGAAGTGGGCGATCCAGTCCGGGTCGTCGCCCGACTCCGGGTCGGCCTGCCCCAGGGCCTCCATCGCGCGCCCCGCCACCGGCTCGAAGGAGGAGATGTCGCCGAGCAGCGCGTGGCCGCGGGCCTCGGCCGCGAGGAACATGGCCTGCGCGCGGGGCGTCACGTGCCCCCGCGCACCCTCCTGCGCGGCCCGCGCCAGCTGGGCGATCTCGCGCGGGTTGCCGAGCTGGGCGGCGAGGTGGCTCATCGACGCGGCCAGCACGTAGCCGCCGTAGGCCCGGTCGCCCGCCGCCTGCGCGAGGCGCAGCGCCTGGATGTAGTAGCGCTGGGCGAGGCCGGGCTGGCCGGTGTCCACGGCCATGTACCCGGCGAGCTCGGTCAGCCGGGCGACCGCCGCGAACAGCTCCCGCCCGACCGCCTCCCGGTACGAGCCGGAGAGCATCCCCGACACCACGCTGTTGAGGTAGTGGACCACCACCGGCCGTACGTGCCCGCTGCCGAAGCGCCGGTCGAGGTCGACGAGCGCGCCGGTCATCGCCCGTACCGCGGCGACGTCCGAGGGCCCGACCCGCGCCCCGGCGGCCCGTGCCACCTGCGGGTCGGCGCCGGTGATCAGCCAGTCGCGGCTGGGCTCGACCAGCGCCGAGGCGGCGACGGCGGAGCCGGACAGGAAGTCCCGGCGGCCCACGTCGCTGCGCCACAGCTCGCAGACCTGCTCGATGGCGCCGAGGACGGTCGGCGCGAACTGGAGGCCGACGCCCGAGGCGAGGTTGCGGCCGTTGGCCATCCCCACCTCGTCGATCGTGACCGTGCGGCCCAGTTTGCGGCCGAGCGCCTCCGCGATGACGCCCGGTGCCCGGCCGCGCGGCTGCTGCCCGCGCAGCCACCGCGCCACCGAGGTCTTGTCGTACCGCAGGTCGAGGCCGCGCTCCGCGCCGACCATGTTGACCCTGCGGGCGAGGCCGGCGTTGGAGCACGCGGCCTCCTGGATGAGCGCCTGCAGCCGTTCGTTGGGCTGGCGGGCGACGAGTGGCCTGGCTGCCATGATGACTACCCCCTGAGGCCGTGCGGTGATCAACAACAGGACTGATCAATGCCCGGCAGATATCCGGTCAATGCCGATGTGAACACGCGAAACCGGACACGTCGGTCGCGAGCGCCTCCGGGCACACGTCACACCGACGCCCTCCCGTTTCCTCCCTACCCGCCCACCGCTCCCCTGCCCCGCGCGCGCCCCCGCCCGTGCAACCGTGCGCCCCGCATGCAGGATCGATGCTCCACACCGCTCTCGGCCCCGCCCGTAACCCCAGGTGACGGCGGGAGTTGAGTTCGACGTGGAAGAGACCATCGGAGTCACGGAAGCCGCACAGATCCCCAAGCAGCGAGGCGAGCAGCTGCTGGACAGCGCCGTGCGGTACGCGGAAGAGCGGCACTGGGACGTGTTCCCCGGGACCTGGCTGGAGGCGGTCGAGGGCAGGGAACGCTGCTCCTGCGGCGCGGACGCGTGCGCCTCCCCCGGCGCGCACCCCGCGCGGCCCGACTGGTCGACCCAGGCGACGGGCAGCGCCGTGGGGGCCCGGCGGATGTGGTCGAAGCAGCCGAAGGCCTCGATCCTGCTGCCCACCGGCCGCACCTTCGACGCGCTGGAGGTGTCCGAGTCGGCCGGCTTCCTCGCGCTGGCCCGCATGGAGCGCATGGAGCTGACGCTCGGCCCGGTGACCTGCACGCCGGACCGCCGGATGTTCTTCTTCGTGCTGCCCGGCGCCGCGGCCAAGGTGCCGGACCTGGTCCGCAAGCTGGGCTGGGTGCCCTCCTCGATCGACCTCGTGACGCGCGGCGAGGGGCACTTCGTGGCGGCCCCGCCGACCCGGGTCGGCGGCTTCGGGGCGGTCCAGTGGGCCCGCAAGCCCACGGCGGCGAACCGCTGGCTGCCGGACGCGGAGGAGCTGATCAGCGCGCTGGCCTACGCGTGCGGCCGGGAGGCCGCGGACGCCCGGGCCCGGCAGGCCTGATCCCCTCGTCGTCCGCTCTTCGGCTCCCGCCCGATCTTCGGGGCTTCCGGCCCATATGGCCGGATCAGGCGCGGCCGTAAGGTGGTGCCCGTCAGACGGGGACCATCGAAGGGTTGACGCAACATGATGCCTGACCAGGCATTTGACGGAGTGTTCGAAACGGCGGGCGACGCACCGGGATCCGGTGCGGTGCCCGCCGTTCGTGTCGAGGGGCTGTGGAAGCGTTTCGGCCAGCAGATCGCGGTGAACGGGATCGATCTCGTCCTGCCCGCGGGCAAGTTCATCGGGCTCGTCGGCCCCAACGGGGCGGGCAAGACCACCACGCTGTCGATGATCACCGGCCTGCTCCGCCCCGACCACGGACGCATCCTGGTCTCCGGCCACGACGTCTGGGCCGACCCCGAGTCGGTCGCCCAGGTCAAGGCCCGGATCGGCATCCTGCCCGAGGGGCTGCGGCTCTTCGAGCGCCTCTCGGGCCGTGAACTCCTCGCCTACAGCGGCCGGCTGCGCGGGCTGCCCGGCGCCGAGGTCGACAAGCGCGCCTCCCAGCTGCTCGACGTGCTCGACCTGGCCGGTTCGCAGCACAAGCTGGTCGTCGACTACTCCACCGGCATGCGCAAGAAGATCGGTCTGGCCGCGGCCCTGCTGCACAACCCGGAAGTCCTCTTCCTCGACGAGCCGTTCGAGGGCGTCGACCCGGTCTCGGCGCAGACCATCCGCGGCGTCCTGGAGCGCTACACCGCCTCCGGCGCCACGGTCGTCTTCTCCAGCCACGTCATGGAGCTGGTGGAGTCGCTGTGCGACTGGGTCGCGGTGATGGCCGCGGGCCAGATCCGCGCACAGGGCCCGCTGGAGCAGGTGCGGGGCGAAGCGCCGTCCCTCCAGGCCGCGTTCCTGGAGCTGGTCGGCGCGAACGGGCGGGACGCCGGCGAGTCCCTGGACTGGCTGGGCGGTTCGGGCCGATGACCACCGCCGCTCCGCCCGTCCCCTCCCTGACCTCCGTCTTCGTACGGCTCAAGCTGTCGCTGCTGAAGAACGGTCTGAAGCAGTCGGGGGGCCGGACGGCCGCCTACGTCTTCTCCGTCGTCTTCGCCGCCGTCTTCGGCGCCGTACTGCTGCTCGGCTTCGTGCTGCTGCGCGGCCACACCGACGCGGCCACCGTCACGGTCCTGCTCGCCGGGATCCTGGCGCTCGCCTGGACGGTCATGCCGCTGTTCATCGCGAGCGGCGACGAGACCCTCGACCCCTCGCGGCTCGTGATGCTGCCGCTGCGGCCCCGGCCGCTGGTCCGGGCGCTGCTGGTGGCCTCGCTGGTCGGCGTCGGCCCGGTGTTCACCCTGATCGTCAGCATCGGCGCGGTCCTGGCCCTCGCGCACGGCGCCGCCGGGACGGTCGCCGCCGTCCTCGCCGTACCGCTGGTGGTGCTGGTGTGCGTGGCGCTCTCGCGCTCGGTGGCGGCGGCCAACGTACGCCTCCTCACCTCCCGCAAGGGCCGTGACCTCGCCGTCCTGTCCGGCCTCGTGATCGCGGTCGGCATGCAGCTGGTCAACTTCGGCGCCCAGCGGCTCAGTCAGGCCGGCGGGCTGACGGCGGTCGAGCCGGCCGCCGGGGTCGTCGGCTGGCTGCCCCCGGCCTCCGCGATCTCCGCGGTGGACGCGGCGGCCCGGGGCGAGTACGCGGTGGCCGCGGCCAAGCTGCTGCTCACCGCCGCCGCGCTGGCCGGCCTGGTCCACTGGTGGCAGCGGAGCCTGGTGCGCCTGATGGTCGAGCCGGACGGCTCCACGGTCGGCGCGGCCTCGGAGCCGGCCAAGGACAAGGCCTCCTCCGGCCTGCTGGGCCGGATCCTGCCGGGCGGGCGCACGGGCACCGTGATGGAGCGCAGCCTGCGCTACATCTGGCGGGACCCGAAGACGAAGGCCGCGTGGGTGACCTCGCTGGCGATCGGCGCGATCGTGCCGGTCTTCAACGCGCTGCAGGGAACCGGCACCATCTACTTCGCCTGCTTCGCCTCCGGCATGCTCGGCATCCAGATGTACAACCAGTTCGGCCAGGACACCTCGGCCTTCTGGATGGTCGCGCAGACCATCGCGACGAAGGCCGACGCGTACGCCGAACTGCGCGCGCGGGCCCTCGCGCTGCTGACCGTCACCGTGCCCTACACGGCGCTGGTGACGGCGGTGACGGCGGGGATGCTGGACGCCTGGCACCAGCTGCCGGAGGCGCTGGGCGTGGCCTTCGCGCTGCTCGGCGCGATGATGGCGACGGGCGCGGTGGCCTCGGCGACCTTCCCGTACTCGATCCCGCAGGACAGCGCGTACAAGAACGTCGCGCCGGGGCAGGGCGGGCTCGCCTGGATCTCCATCTTCGGCGGCATGGTCTCCGCGGCGGTGCTGTGCGCCCCCGTGATCGGCCTGACGCTCTTCCTGCACCTCGCGGACCACGAGGACCTGCTGTGGCTGCTGCTGCCCGGCGGCGTGCTGTACGGCGGGCTGATCACCTGGGCCGGTCTGAAGCTGGCCGCCCCGCGGGTGTCGGGCCGGCTGCCGGAGATCCTGGCGGCGGTCAGCAAGGGCTAGCCGGGCGACGGGGCCGGTCCCACGGGGCCGGCCGTGCGCACACGGCGAAGGGCCGGGTTCCTCGCGGAGGAGCCCGGCCCTTTCGTGTGCCCGTGGGTCCGTCAGAGGGTCAGCGGGTCAGCGGGGTCGCCTCGCCGACGCGGGTGAGCTTGTGCGGGTTGCGGACGTAGTAGAGGCCGCTGATCCGGCCCTCCTCGGCGCGGATCGCCATGACCCCGTCGATCTCGCCGTCGGCGAGGATGACGAGCGCCGGGTTGCCGTTGAGCACGGTGGGCTGGCAGGTGACCGTGACGCCGGCCTTGGCGGAGCCGCCGAGGAACAGGCGGGTGAACTTGTCGGAGCCGATGATCGGGCGGAGCGCGGCCCGCCGGATGCCGCCGCCGTCGCTCAGCACCACGACGTCGGGGGCGAGCACGTCGAGGAGCTGCTGCGGGTCCCGGCTCTCCAGCGCCCGCTGGAAGGACTCCAGGACCGTGCGGGCCTCCCGCACGGAGACCGTCTTGCGGGGGCGGCGGGCCTCCACGTGCTTGCGGGCCCGGTGGGCGATCTGGCGGACGGCGGCCGGGGTCTTGTCGACGGCGGCCGCGATCTCCTCGTAGTCGACCTCGAAGACCTCGCGCAGGACGAAGACGGCCCGCTCGGTCGGCGACAGCGTCTCCAGGACGAGCATCAGCGCCATCGACACGCTCTCGGCGAGCTCGACGTCCTCGGCCACGTCCGGCGTGGTGAGCAGCGGCTCGGGCAGCCACTGCCCGACGTACGCCTCCCGCCGGCGCTTCAGCGACCGCAGCCGGTTGAGGGCCTGCCGGGTCGTGATGCGGACCAGGTAGGCGCGCCGGTCGTCGACCGTGTCCAGGTCGACCTTGCTCCAGCGGAGCCAGGTCTCCTGGAGCACGTCCTCGGCGTCGGCGGCCGAGCCGAGCATCTCGTACGCGACGGTGAAGAGCAGGTTGCGGTGCGCGACGAAGGCGTCGGTCGCCGTGTCGGCTTCGGCCAGGTCGGCCGGTGTGTCCCCGTGATCGTTCATGATCACATCCTGGTAGTCGTGCCACATGGCGCGCTAGCCCTTCCGGCCGGCGAGCGCGGGGGCGGGGACGGGGGCGCCGGCGGTCTGGAGCGCCTTGGCTCGGGCGGGCCCGCCCGAGCCGGCGTGCAGGCGGTACGAACCGGGCTTGCGGCCCTCGTCGGCCAGGTGCTTGGGGACGACCGTGCACACGGTCTCCTTGAGCTTCGCGCCCAGGCCGCCGTCGATGTGGAACCACACCGCCTCGTCGGCCCGGTTGGCGAACTGGAAGATGCCGGCGCCCCGGCCGAGGCTGATGCACTGGGCGGCGAAGTTCTGGTTGAGCGTGGCGGGCCGCTCGCCGGCGATCAGGCTGAGGACCGTGTCGGCGGCCCGCGCGCCCATCGGGATCGCGGCCTGGCAGCTCATCCGCAGCGGCAGGCCCGAGGGCGCGGCCGAGTCCCCGGCGGCGATGACGCGGTCGTCGTCGACGCTGGCCAGCGTCTCGTCCGTGAGCAGGCGGCCCAGCGCGTCGGTGCTCAGCCCGCTGCGCGCGGCCAGGTCCGGCACGCCGAAGCCGACGGTCCAGACGGTCAGCGCGCCCGGCAGCTCGCGCCCGTCGGCGAGCAGCACGCCGTCCTCGCGCACGGCCGCCACCTTGGTGCCGGGGCCGTCGACCACGGTCACGCCGAGCCCGGCCAGCCGCTTGGCGACCGAGCGCCGGCCGCGCCGGTGCAGGTAGGGGCCGAGGACGCCGCCGCACACCAGGGTCACGGTGCGGCCCGCCTCGGCCAGTTCGGCGGCCGTCTCGATGCCGGTCGGTCCGGCGCCCACGACGACGACCGGGGCGGTGGCGGGGACGGCGTCGAGGGCCGGGCGCAGCCGCTCGGCCTCCTCCAGGGTGCCGATCGGGTACGCGAACTCGGCGGCCCCGGGGACCTTCGGGTCGGCGCTGCCGCTGCCCACCGCGTAGACCAGGTAGTCGTAAGAGAGGGTGCCGCCGCCCGCCAGCTCGACGCCCCGTCCGGGCGCGTCGATCCGGGTCGCGGAGTCGACCACCAGCCGGACCCGCTCGGCCAGGACGTCCTCGTAGGCGATGACGGCCGGGTCGGTCCCGCCGACCAGCTGGTGCAGGCGGATCCGGTGGACGAAGGAGGGGCGGGGGTTGACCAGCGTGACGGTGACGTCCTCGCGGGCGGTGAGCCGGTTGGCGGCCATGACGCCGGCGTAGCCGCCGCCGATGACGACGACGTGGGCGGGGGCGGTGGTGTGCGCGTTCATGGTGTCTCCTCCGTGGTGGGCGGTTCGGGCACAAGACACCGGGGGGCCCGCTCCTGTGACACGTTGTGGCCCGGATCACATCCGAGGGCGTGTCACGGCGCATCGCCGGACTCTGAACGGAGGGTTCCAGTCGATCGAACTCGGGCGAGAATGCTCCAACTCGGAACATTTTCCGGATCGCCCCAGGTCAGACGGTCGTTCTCGCTTGAACCGCCATCCCATCCGAGTCGATCAAGGACCTCGCCACACCCCCGCACACCCGCCCCGAGCTGCCCGAACTACCGGTCGGTAGGCCGCGATTCGCACGTACGGCCGGAAAGCGGTGAGCGATTGTGCGATCACCCTCCGCGTCGACAAGACTCCCGTCCGTATCCGCACACCCACGCGAAGGGACACCCCCGTGCGTTACTTCCGGACCCTGGGCGCCACCGCGCTCGCCACCACCACCGGCCTCGCTCTCATCGCCACCGCGGTCACGAGCGAAGCCGAGGCCGCGCCCGCCGGGCTCTACCCGCCCTCGGCGCTCGTCCTCACCGTCGGCAAGGGCGAGCGGGCCGCCACGGCCACGGTCGACCGCGCGGTCACCCTGGTCTGCTCCCCCACCCCCGGCGGCACCCACCCCGCCCCGGCGGCGGCCTGTTCGGAGCTGGCGGCGGTCGGCGGCGACCTGGCCCGGCTCGCGGCCGGCTCGCCCGGGCAGCGCCCCTGTACCCGCGAGTGGGACCCGGTCGTGGTCACCGGCTCCGGGGTCTGGCGGGGCAAGCGGGTCAACTGGTCGGCGCGGTACGGGAACACGTGCGAGCTGCGGGAGAAGACCGGCGAGCGGACGGTCTTCGGGTTCTGACGCCCGCGGTACGCGAGGAGGCCGGACCCCGCGGGGGTCCGGCCTCGTCGTGCGCGGGTCGCTCAGGGGTCCACCGGCATGTCCGGCGCACCGCTCTCGATGACGTGGTCGCCGCCCGGGTCCACGGAGTGGGTCCGGCTGCCCCCGGGGTCCCCGGACTCCGGCCCGCACCCGGCGAGCGGACCGAGCAGGCCGAGCAGGCCGGCCAGCAGCACGGCGTTGACGGCGGCTGCGGCGAGCGGGCCGCGCGGCGCGCGTGCGGACCGGTTCATCAGTAGTTCGAGTAGGTGTTGAAGGCGTCGCCGACCCACGTGGCGAAGTACGGCGAGCGCATCTCGGTGGGGGCGGTCGCGCTGTCGACGTTGCTGTTCACGCCGTTCACCCAGCCGCTGTAGTACACGTTGTCGTCCTTGCCGAAGATCCAGGGGCCGCCGCTCGATCCGCCCGTCATGTTGCACGGGATCTTGATCTGGTCGGTGGTCCACCAGCTGCGCTGGGAGCTGGTGGCGGCGCAGAAGTACTGCCACTGCCCGTCGAACGGCGGGGCCTGCGGATAGCCCATGGACGTCACGTAGCGGTCCTTCGGGTAGTTCCACTGGATGCCCATGCCGCCCACGGCGTTGACCAGTTCACCGCTGGAGTTGGGCGAGGTGATGACGATGCCGAGGTCGTAGCCGAAGTTGCCGCTCTGCGTCCAGCCGTTGAAGGCGACGAGCGTCTCGGCCCACCAGGTGCCGTAGGGGCGGTTGCCGTGGTCGTAGTACGGGACGAACTGCCAGTTCGAGTTCCACGACTGGCCGGGGCCGCCGTGGACGCAGTGCCCGGCGGTGAACACCATGTTCTTGTTGGTGCTGTTGACGGCCGAACCCGAGCAGACGTAGTCCTTCCCGTCCGAGCCGGTGAAGAAGACCTTGCCGACGACCCGCGTCGCCGTGACGCTGATCCTGATGCCGCCGGGCGCGGGCGCGTGGCCCGCCACCGGGTCGGAGCCGGTGGCGGCGGGGCCGGTCGGTTTCCGCGGGGCCGCCGGGGCCTGCGGGGCGGCCTGGCCGCCCCTGGGCGTGCGGTCGGCCAGGTCGAACGGGACGGCGCGGGCCATCCGCTCGGGGGTCCAGTACTCCGCGAGCCGCGCGGACTCGCCCGCCGGTACGGCGTGTTCGACCGCGGCGGCCGGGTCGGCGCCCTTGCGGGGAGCCCCCGCCGCCTGGGCGGTGGCGGCGGTGGGGATCAGGAACAGAGCGATGGCGGCGGCGAGGCCGGCCGCGATGGAGTGCCTGCGTCTGTGGCGTATGCCCGACACGTGATACCTCGATCTCCGTTGCTGGCATGGACACGCAATGCTTGGCGGAGGCGGGAAAGGGCGTCAACGGAGCCCGTGGAGGTATGGCCGGTTCCGGGGACACGGCGACCGGTTACCGGCCCTGACCTGCGCCTTTGGCCTAGACCTGAGCGGAGGGCGCGGCGCCGGGACGGCCGCGGGGCGA
The DNA window shown above is from Streptomyces showdoensis and carries:
- a CDS encoding trypsin-like serine peptidase encodes the protein MSGIRHRRRHSIAAGLAAAIALFLIPTAATAQAAGAPRKGADPAAAVEHAVPAGESARLAEYWTPERMARAVPFDLADRTPRGGQAAPQAPAAPRKPTGPAATGSDPVAGHAPAPGGIRISVTATRVVGKVFFTGSDGKDYVCSGSAVNSTNKNMVFTAGHCVHGGPGQSWNSNWQFVPYYDHGNRPYGTWWAETLVAFNGWTQSGNFGYDLGIVITSPNSSGELVNAVGGMGIQWNYPKDRYVTSMGYPQAPPFDGQWQYFCAATSSQRSWWTTDQIKIPCNMTGGSSGGPWIFGKDDNVYYSGWVNGVNSNVDSATAPTEMRSPYFATWVGDAFNTYSNY